The following are encoded in a window of Cryobacterium sp. CG_9.6 genomic DNA:
- a CDS encoding histidine phosphatase family protein — protein MVASQVHLVRHGEVFNPQGVLYGRLPNFRLSDLGARMAEAAAVELKDRGRPVVRVLASPLQRAQESAAPIGATFSLPVETERRIIEPTNRFEGKRMRGENGALRDPRNWPLLVNPLRPSWGEPFRAVSARMLAAIHDAWSSVDEGDVVLVSHQLPIWVVHRSLAHERLAHDPRQRRCALSSITTLSWRGDHFDETGYSSPAAHLQGSATDVGAV, from the coding sequence GTGGTAGCCAGTCAAGTTCATCTCGTGCGTCATGGTGAGGTCTTTAACCCCCAGGGCGTGCTTTACGGCAGGCTGCCGAACTTTCGACTGTCCGACCTCGGAGCACGGATGGCCGAGGCTGCGGCCGTGGAGCTGAAGGACCGCGGACGCCCGGTGGTGCGCGTGCTGGCCTCGCCTCTGCAGCGTGCTCAGGAGTCCGCTGCGCCGATCGGCGCGACCTTCTCGCTGCCCGTAGAGACCGAGCGTCGCATCATTGAGCCCACCAACCGGTTCGAGGGCAAGCGCATGCGCGGCGAGAACGGTGCGCTGCGCGACCCGCGCAACTGGCCGCTTCTGGTCAACCCGCTGCGCCCGAGCTGGGGAGAACCGTTTCGGGCTGTCTCCGCGCGCATGCTGGCCGCCATTCACGATGCGTGGAGCTCGGTCGACGAGGGCGATGTTGTGCTGGTCAGTCACCAACTCCCTATTTGGGTGGTGCACCGCTCCCTCGCCCACGAGCGCCTCGCGCACGATCCGCGCCAGCGTCGCTGTGCTCTCTCCAGCATCACCACGCTGTCCTGGCGCGGAGATCACTTCGACGAGACCGGGTATTCAAGCCCGGCAGCGCACTTGCAGGGCTCGGCAACGGATGTCGGTGCCGTCTGA
- a CDS encoding TrkA family potassium uptake protein — protein MVDRIKHDAPVLVIGLGRFGAATAGQLDRLGREVLVVDVNEGLVQKWSERVTHAVQADSRSLEALKQIGAQDFSIAICAVGSSVEASVLIVANLVDLKIPQIWAKAISTSHGKILQRIGANHVIYPEAEAGERAAHLVSGRMLDFIEFDDDFALVKMYPPKPIRGLNLMESGVRSKHKVTVVGVKSPGKPFTYATADTVVSDHDLIIVSGTEGDIERFAALGN, from the coding sequence TTGGTTGACCGCATCAAGCACGACGCCCCCGTGCTCGTCATCGGATTGGGTCGCTTCGGTGCGGCCACGGCAGGCCAGCTCGACCGCCTTGGTCGGGAGGTTCTCGTTGTCGACGTCAACGAAGGGCTGGTCCAGAAATGGTCCGAGCGGGTCACGCACGCCGTTCAGGCGGATTCCCGGTCCCTCGAGGCCCTGAAGCAAATTGGTGCTCAGGACTTTTCGATCGCCATCTGCGCTGTGGGATCCTCCGTGGAAGCCAGCGTGTTGATCGTGGCTAACCTCGTTGACCTGAAGATTCCGCAAATCTGGGCCAAGGCCATCTCCACATCGCACGGCAAGATTCTGCAGCGCATCGGCGCCAACCACGTGATCTACCCCGAAGCGGAAGCTGGCGAGCGCGCCGCACACCTCGTGTCCGGTCGAATGCTCGACTTCATCGAGTTCGATGATGACTTTGCTCTGGTGAAGATGTATCCGCCCAAGCCCATTCGCGGGCTCAACCTCATGGAATCCGGCGTGCGTTCCAAGCACAAGGTCACCGTGGTGGGTGTCAAAAGCCCCGGTAAACCGTTCACCTACGCCACCGCCGACACGGTCGTGTCCGATCACGATCTCATCATCGTGTCCGGTACCGAGGGTGACATTGAACGCTTTGCGGCACTGGGTAACTGA
- a CDS encoding cytochrome c biogenesis protein ResB → MSRPSDHYDSAPAAAPASAGDGIVQPKLGVIGWLRWFWRQLTSMRTALFLLLLLAIAAVPGSLVPQRAADPNGVTQYFTDNPDLAPVLDKIQAFDVYSSAWFSAIYILLFVSLIGCVIPRTKHHFLALRAQPPATPVRLARLAGFTVRTAPQGTDAAEAVTSARALLKSSGYRTALFDQPGRAGQPAEFSVSAERGYLRETGNLVFHSALVGILITVGFGGGFGFSGQRVLVEGQTFVNTLLAYDSFNPGRFFDDSNLEAYKLTLNDFTVKYEEANLKAYGQPLDFTADVSVTNPGEAATPGVVKVNGPLRTGGTDIFLLGNGYAPTITVKDPTGKAVFTDSVPFLPQDSNLTSLGVVKVPDGLAEQLGMIGFLYPTQAESASGSYFSSFPDLAYPVLTLRVFTGDLGLDAGVPTSVYALDTDTMTSLTGGDTGVKSLELMPGQTVNLPNGLGTVTFDSASPNAAANDFSTSVPRFASFDVHHDPTQGWVLLFAVLILLGLLTSLFVPRRRVWVKASEQADGTLRLEYAALARGDDPALEAAVTALADKHAAQFTPNPDVDPTPKPT, encoded by the coding sequence TTGTCCCGGCCATCTGACCACTACGATTCCGCTCCCGCCGCCGCCCCCGCATCCGCTGGCGATGGGATTGTGCAGCCCAAGCTCGGCGTCATCGGCTGGCTTCGCTGGTTCTGGCGTCAGCTCACGAGCATGCGCACCGCCCTGTTCCTGCTGTTGCTGCTCGCCATCGCCGCCGTGCCCGGATCGCTGGTGCCCCAGCGCGCCGCGGACCCGAACGGTGTCACGCAGTACTTCACCGATAACCCCGACCTCGCGCCCGTGCTGGACAAGATTCAGGCCTTTGACGTCTACTCGTCGGCCTGGTTCTCGGCCATCTACATTCTGCTGTTTGTCTCCCTCATCGGCTGCGTCATTCCGCGCACGAAACACCACTTTCTTGCCCTCCGAGCCCAGCCGCCGGCAACCCCGGTGCGCCTCGCGCGGTTGGCCGGTTTCACCGTGCGCACCGCACCTCAAGGGACGGATGCCGCGGAGGCCGTCACCTCGGCCCGAGCGCTCCTGAAATCCAGCGGTTATCGCACGGCGCTCTTTGACCAGCCGGGCAGGGCGGGCCAGCCTGCCGAGTTCTCGGTCTCGGCCGAGCGTGGCTACCTGCGTGAGACCGGGAACCTCGTGTTCCACTCGGCACTGGTGGGCATTCTCATCACCGTGGGCTTTGGCGGCGGGTTCGGTTTCAGCGGCCAGCGTGTGCTCGTGGAGGGGCAAACGTTCGTCAACACCCTGCTTGCTTATGACTCGTTCAACCCGGGGCGGTTCTTCGACGACTCCAACCTCGAGGCCTACAAGCTGACCCTCAACGACTTCACCGTGAAGTACGAAGAGGCCAACCTCAAGGCCTACGGGCAACCGCTGGATTTCACCGCTGATGTGAGTGTCACCAATCCCGGCGAGGCCGCCACGCCCGGTGTGGTCAAGGTCAACGGTCCACTGCGCACCGGTGGCACCGACATCTTCCTGCTCGGCAACGGTTACGCGCCCACCATCACGGTGAAGGACCCCACCGGTAAGGCCGTGTTCACCGACTCGGTTCCCTTCCTCCCGCAGGACTCCAACCTCACGTCACTCGGTGTCGTGAAGGTGCCCGATGGTCTGGCGGAACAACTCGGCATGATCGGGTTCCTCTATCCCACGCAGGCCGAATCGGCGTCGGGGTCATACTTTTCCTCCTTCCCTGACTTGGCGTATCCGGTGCTCACCCTGCGGGTCTTCACGGGTGACCTCGGTCTCGATGCGGGAGTGCCCACATCCGTCTACGCTCTCGATACCGACACGATGACCTCACTCACGGGCGGTGATACCGGGGTGAAATCCCTCGAACTCATGCCCGGCCAAACCGTGAATCTGCCCAACGGTCTCGGCACCGTCACGTTCGACAGCGCCAGCCCGAACGCCGCGGCCAACGACTTTTCCACGTCGGTTCCGCGGTTCGCGTCCTTCGACGTTCACCACGATCCCACTCAGGGATGGGTGCTTCTGTTCGCCGTTCTCATTCTGCTTGGCCTTCTGACCAGCCTCTTCGTGCCTCGACGCCGGGTATGGGTGAAGGCGAGTGAGCAGGCGGATGGCACCCTGCGCCTCGAATATGCCGCCCTCGCCCGCGGTGATGATCCGGCCCTGGAAGCCGCCGTGACGGCCCTCGCCGACAAGCATGCGGCGCAGTTCACCCCCAACCCGGATGTCGACCCGACACCCAAACCGACCTAG
- a CDS encoding AURKAIP1/COX24 domain-containing protein, translating into MGSVIKKRRKRMAKKKHRKLLRKTRHQRRNKK; encoded by the coding sequence GTGGGTTCTGTAATCAAGAAGCGACGCAAGCGCATGGCAAAGAAGAAGCACCGCAAGCTGCTTCGTAAGACCCGCCACCAGCGTCGCAATAAGAAGTAG
- a CDS encoding potassium transporter TrkG, whose translation MDHLVRSSPSRFAIMVFTALILVFTVLFSLPIASADRTVTPLYDALFTAVSVICVTGLATVDMASHWSGFGNILVFIGVNVGGIGVLTLASLMGLVISRRLGLRTKLMAASDSNPSRIHAGPVNEGQAIRLGEVGSLLVTVAISAFVIEVAVAALLFPRMLLDNVPTGEAIWHSFYYAAMAFTNTGFSPNDLGIGQFADDFWFLGALMVGVFLGSLGFPVIYVLARGWRKPRTWSIHVKLTLVTTIALMFGGMLVYIILEFNNPKTFGSLDAGRTIFQSLFLSVMSRSGGFATIDISDLNGSSLLVTDMLMFIGGGSASTAGGIKVTTLAVLFLAAFAEARGKEQMEAFGRRIPSDILRLSVSVVLWGATTVAVSTILIVHITKAPLDHVLFDVISAFATCGLSTGLTAELPPEGVYVQAATMFMGRVGTVTLAAALAASQSRQLFKRPEERPIVG comes from the coding sequence GTGGATCATCTGGTTCGGTCGTCACCCAGCCGCTTTGCCATCATGGTGTTCACCGCTTTAATTCTCGTGTTCACAGTGCTCTTCTCACTGCCCATCGCCTCGGCCGACCGCACCGTAACGCCCCTCTACGATGCTCTCTTCACGGCCGTCTCAGTAATTTGCGTCACGGGACTGGCCACCGTAGACATGGCGTCGCACTGGTCCGGCTTCGGCAACATTCTGGTCTTCATCGGAGTGAACGTGGGCGGCATCGGCGTGCTCACGCTCGCATCCCTGATGGGCCTCGTCATCTCCCGCCGGCTCGGCTTGCGCACCAAACTCATGGCGGCGAGCGATAGCAACCCCTCCCGCATTCATGCCGGGCCGGTGAATGAGGGCCAGGCGATTCGACTGGGCGAGGTCGGAAGCCTTCTCGTGACCGTGGCCATCAGCGCTTTCGTGATCGAAGTCGCTGTGGCGGCCCTGCTGTTCCCCCGCATGCTCCTCGATAACGTCCCCACCGGTGAGGCGATCTGGCACAGTTTCTACTACGCCGCCATGGCGTTCACGAACACCGGATTCAGTCCCAATGATCTGGGCATCGGACAGTTTGCCGATGACTTCTGGTTTCTGGGCGCACTCATGGTGGGTGTCTTCCTTGGCAGCCTCGGCTTTCCGGTGATTTACGTGCTTGCCCGCGGCTGGCGTAAGCCGCGCACCTGGTCGATCCACGTGAAGCTCACCCTCGTCACAACGATTGCGCTGATGTTCGGCGGCATGCTCGTCTACATCATTCTCGAGTTCAATAATCCGAAGACCTTCGGGTCTCTCGATGCCGGCCGCACCATCTTTCAGTCGCTCTTTCTCTCGGTGATGTCACGATCCGGGGGATTTGCCACGATCGACATCAGTGATCTGAACGGCTCGAGCCTGCTCGTGACCGACATGCTCATGTTCATCGGCGGTGGCTCGGCCTCCACGGCCGGCGGTATCAAGGTGACCACCCTCGCGGTCCTGTTTCTTGCCGCCTTCGCCGAGGCGCGCGGCAAGGAGCAGATGGAAGCGTTCGGGCGGCGAATTCCGAGTGACATTCTGCGGCTGTCCGTCAGCGTTGTGCTGTGGGGAGCGACAACCGTCGCGGTCTCCACCATTCTGATCGTGCACATCACAAAGGCTCCGCTGGATCATGTGCTCTTCGATGTGATCAGTGCCTTCGCCACCTGTGGTCTCTCCACCGGTCTCACCGCGGAGCTGCCACCCGAGGGTGTTTATGTCCAGGCCGCCACCATGTTCATGGGCCGGGTTGGTACAGTAACACTCGCTGCGGCACTGGCCGCAAGCCAAAGCAGGCAGCTGTTCAAGCGCCCCGAAGAAAGGCCCATCGTTGGTTGA
- a CDS encoding metalloregulator ArsR/SmtB family transcription factor translates to MADIFDVVADSTRRDILRILLDRHNQGGEARGELSVSDIVGNLGLSQPTVSKHLKVLRESGLVSVREEGQHRFYHLDYAPLEVIEDWLIPFLSVDFDAAEEAAAAEEAGLKDEQRAFASAIGKAFADTSYQVTHVVKDATAKKWRKNG, encoded by the coding sequence ATGGCAGACATCTTCGACGTTGTGGCAGATTCGACCCGACGGGACATCCTTCGGATTCTTCTCGACCGTCACAACCAGGGCGGGGAAGCCCGCGGTGAGCTCAGCGTTTCCGACATTGTGGGCAACCTGGGCCTGAGCCAGCCCACGGTGTCAAAGCACCTCAAGGTGCTGCGTGAAAGCGGACTCGTCAGCGTACGCGAAGAAGGACAGCACCGGTTTTACCACCTCGACTACGCACCGCTCGAGGTTATTGAAGACTGGCTGATTCCTTTTCTGAGCGTGGATTTCGACGCAGCCGAGGAAGCCGCCGCGGCGGAGGAAGCCGGCCTGAAGGACGAGCAGCGGGCGTTTGCCTCTGCCATCGGCAAGGCTTTCGCCGATACTTCCTATCAGGTGACCCACGTCGTCAAAGATGCCACGGCAAAGAAATGGCGCAAGAACGGCTAG
- a CDS encoding glutaredoxin family protein, producing the protein MPNIHLTLIGKPGCHLCDDARAVVTSVMQNVVEERPAPQIVLEELSILDDAALQALYVEDIPVLLINGKVHNYWRIDPVRLRTALLEAS; encoded by the coding sequence ATGCCGAACATTCACCTCACGCTGATCGGTAAACCGGGTTGCCATCTCTGCGATGATGCCCGCGCCGTGGTGACGAGCGTCATGCAGAACGTGGTCGAGGAGCGCCCCGCTCCCCAGATCGTGCTGGAGGAACTGTCAATTCTCGACGATGCCGCGCTGCAGGCCCTGTACGTCGAAGACATTCCCGTTCTACTCATCAACGGCAAGGTGCACAACTATTGGCGCATCGATCCGGTGCGTCTTCGCACAGCCCTTTTGGAGGCCTCATGA
- a CDS encoding Dabb family protein — MTIRHIVCWQLAATDPAEKAQAAAGVSQGLQALLGVVPEIRALTVGPDVAGGANWDLALIVDFDDFDALARYQAHPEHVKIGGYIRTVVSARIAVDLEV; from the coding sequence ATGACCATTCGTCACATCGTCTGCTGGCAGCTCGCCGCCACGGATCCCGCCGAGAAGGCGCAGGCCGCTGCCGGCGTGTCCCAAGGACTCCAGGCCCTCCTGGGCGTTGTCCCCGAGATCCGTGCGCTCACGGTGGGTCCGGACGTCGCGGGTGGCGCCAACTGGGACCTGGCCCTCATCGTGGACTTCGACGATTTTGACGCGCTCGCTCGCTACCAGGCGCACCCGGAGCACGTGAAAATCGGTGGTTACATTCGCACGGTCGTCTCGGCGCGCATCGCCGTTGACCTCGAGGTCTAA
- a CDS encoding TlpA family protein disulfide reductase, whose translation MRARQRSPRPTRLLALTGLVVAALVLSGCASDPLAAQYREGSSKGFIAGDGSVTEIDASARGEVIEFTGVDENGDTLTSADFAGEVLVVNFWYASCAPCRAEAADLQALNARFTGQGAEFMGVNVRDQAPSALAFNDTYGITYPSVLDVDDGSVQLAFSGSIPPNAVPTTLVLDQQGRVAARILGQVTTPSILETLIRDTVAEGS comes from the coding sequence ATGCGTGCTCGCCAGCGTTCCCCGCGTCCCACCCGGCTTCTGGCTCTCACCGGTCTCGTTGTCGCAGCCCTGGTGCTCAGCGGATGCGCGTCGGATCCCCTCGCCGCGCAGTACCGCGAGGGGAGTAGCAAGGGTTTCATTGCCGGGGACGGCAGCGTGACCGAGATTGACGCATCCGCTCGGGGAGAAGTGATTGAGTTCACGGGCGTGGACGAGAACGGTGACACCCTCACCAGCGCCGACTTTGCCGGCGAGGTGCTGGTGGTGAACTTCTGGTACGCCAGCTGCGCGCCGTGCCGTGCCGAGGCCGCCGATCTGCAGGCGCTCAACGCTCGGTTCACGGGCCAGGGCGCCGAGTTCATGGGTGTGAACGTGCGGGACCAGGCGCCGAGCGCCCTGGCGTTCAACGACACGTACGGCATCACCTATCCCTCCGTGCTCGACGTGGATGACGGGAGCGTGCAGCTCGCCTTCAGCGGCAGCATTCCACCGAACGCGGTGCCCACCACGCTGGTGCTGGATCAGCAGGGCCGGGTTGCCGCGCGCATTCTCGGTCAGGTCACGACACCGTCAATTCTCGAGACTCTGATTCGTGACACCGTGGCCGAGGGTTCCTAG
- a CDS encoding cytochrome c biogenesis protein CcdA — protein MGNPFGEIVFSGQLLFAIPIAILAGLVSFASPCILPLVPGYLAYIGGFADGSTSAAKGDRRGRRRLLLGVGLFILGFTVVFVLTGVVFGAAGFWLNQYRDLITRVAGAVVILLGLVFVGQFGVMQRTVKATWRPKMGLAGAPMLGAVFAVGWTPCTGPTLTAINSLSLSTGSPWQGGLLALFYALGLGIPFLLIALGFNWATGSVAFLKRHIRAINLFGGVLLIVIGVLMVSGIWSAWLLDLQGVIGNFVPAI, from the coding sequence GTGGGAAATCCCTTCGGCGAGATTGTCTTCAGCGGCCAACTCCTTTTCGCGATTCCGATTGCAATCCTTGCCGGACTCGTGTCGTTTGCCTCACCCTGCATCCTGCCGCTCGTGCCGGGGTACCTCGCCTACATTGGCGGCTTCGCCGATGGCAGTACCAGTGCCGCTAAGGGTGACCGCCGAGGGCGGCGCCGGCTGCTGCTGGGAGTGGGCCTCTTCATCCTCGGGTTCACCGTGGTGTTCGTGCTCACCGGCGTGGTGTTTGGTGCGGCCGGTTTCTGGCTCAATCAGTATCGCGACCTGATCACGCGGGTCGCCGGAGCCGTGGTGATCCTGCTGGGCCTGGTCTTCGTGGGACAGTTCGGCGTGATGCAACGCACGGTCAAGGCCACGTGGCGACCGAAGATGGGTCTGGCTGGCGCCCCGATGCTCGGTGCCGTCTTTGCCGTGGGCTGGACCCCGTGCACCGGTCCGACGCTGACCGCCATCAACTCGCTCAGCCTCAGTACCGGCTCACCCTGGCAGGGTGGTCTCCTGGCACTCTTCTACGCGCTGGGCCTCGGCATCCCTTTTCTCCTCATTGCTCTGGGCTTCAACTGGGCCACCGGCAGCGTTGCTTTTCTCAAACGCCACATCCGTGCGATCAACCTGTTCGGTGGGGTTCTGCTCATCGTTATCGGCGTGCTCATGGTGAGCGGCATCTGGAGCGCGTGGCTCCTCGACCTGCAAGGGGTGATTGGCAACTTTGTCCCGGCCATCTGA
- the aspS gene encoding aspartate--tRNA(Asn) ligase yields MTSRVLIKNLSALDDGPVSVSGWVDTVRDQKKVQFVVLRDESGAVQLVNPRTTDAEGAIVADEPATSISGLAQGTFVTVTGTLKHDERVKLGGIEIKLDSLTVVSAAIPETPIAADSSLDKRMDWRFLDLRNPKQNLIFRIQTTFEHALRTYWIEHDFIELHTPKLMASASESRAELFEVGYFDTKAYLAQSPQFFKQMAQSAGFGKIFEVGPAFRADPSFTSRHSTEFTSIDSEISWIDSHDDVMQLHEDLMVAGFSAVKAKHGDEVKALFDVEVTVPTQPFPRIPLAEAKEIVKSRGYEVPRDDDDMDPEGERQIAAYVAEKYGHEFVFLTDYASSIRPFYHMRHAGDASITKSYDLIFNGTEISTGAQREHRIEVLEAQAVEKGLDPAEIEGYLDFFRYGVPSHGGFGMGLARVLMLMLHQASIREVTYLFRGPTRLEP; encoded by the coding sequence GTGACTTCGCGCGTATTGATCAAGAACCTGTCCGCTCTCGACGATGGACCCGTTTCGGTATCCGGCTGGGTCGATACCGTTCGAGACCAAAAGAAGGTGCAATTCGTCGTTCTTCGCGACGAATCCGGTGCCGTTCAGCTGGTCAACCCGCGCACAACGGATGCCGAGGGCGCCATCGTTGCCGATGAGCCGGCCACGAGCATCTCCGGTCTCGCACAGGGCACCTTCGTCACCGTCACCGGAACGCTTAAGCACGATGAGCGTGTGAAGCTCGGCGGCATCGAGATCAAGCTCGACTCCCTCACCGTGGTGAGCGCGGCCATTCCCGAGACGCCGATCGCGGCCGACTCGAGCCTCGACAAGCGCATGGACTGGCGCTTCCTCGACCTGCGCAACCCGAAGCAGAACCTCATCTTTCGCATTCAGACCACGTTCGAGCACGCGCTGCGCACGTACTGGATCGAGCACGACTTCATCGAACTGCACACCCCCAAGCTCATGGCCAGTGCGAGCGAATCCCGCGCCGAGCTGTTTGAGGTGGGCTACTTCGACACCAAGGCCTACCTCGCGCAGAGCCCCCAGTTCTTCAAGCAGATGGCGCAGTCCGCCGGCTTCGGCAAGATCTTCGAAGTAGGACCCGCGTTCCGCGCCGACCCCTCCTTCACGAGCCGTCACTCCACCGAGTTCACGAGCATCGACTCGGAGATCAGCTGGATCGACAGCCACGACGACGTGATGCAGCTGCACGAAGACCTCATGGTGGCCGGTTTCAGTGCGGTGAAGGCCAAGCACGGCGACGAGGTGAAGGCCCTCTTCGACGTGGAGGTCACCGTACCCACGCAGCCGTTCCCGCGGATCCCGCTCGCCGAAGCCAAGGAGATCGTGAAGAGCCGCGGCTACGAGGTTCCCCGCGACGACGACGACATGGACCCGGAGGGTGAGCGCCAGATCGCCGCCTATGTGGCCGAGAAGTATGGGCACGAGTTCGTGTTCCTCACCGACTATGCCTCCAGCATCCGCCCGTTTTATCACATGCGTCACGCGGGCGATGCGAGCATCACCAAGAGCTATGACCTCATCTTCAACGGCACCGAAATCTCCACCGGAGCCCAGCGCGAGCACCGCATTGAGGTGCTGGAGGCGCAGGCCGTGGAGAAGGGACTTGACCCCGCAGAGATCGAGGGCTACCTCGACTTCTTCCGCTACGGCGTTCCCTCGCACGGCGGCTTCGGCATGGGCCTTGCCCGCGTGCTGATGCTCATGCTGCACCAGGCCAGCATTCGCGAGGTCACCTACCTGTTCCGCGGCCCGACCCGCCTCGAGCCGTAG
- a CDS encoding chromosome partitioning protein — protein MTQDTTDFPRISALVRADATGQVIIDGVSQIVVAIDDAGVREEIVAVATRVARTLDSPVRLEVEDEQGLWPLIIHPTGRVESTGDVIATTGPLGTHTVALTGRGPADTGESSETDDALLAADGSAPDALSDSDRVPDAHGDGTANTDREFALDADSTGAGVKDANNDRATRADSGRDANRSGLIAAELEPVTNLSFADLLRPTAFTHPLTTTSAPAEPRSSSRSAGFSAADLAPFEPEFVPASASRGLERTPDADEADSDISFITSLMAAPALPESGTEAWSGSPTRSARTDHAARARPSEPHDPPNLADFMSSRPPAPAGPARQGWQGAIRRLTGGLISVSPGSAELDQRNAIAAVQRSLSGPRTIVVLNPKGGAHKTTATLLIAATFGIYRGGYTLAWDNNETMGTLGVRAQSARHTNTAVDLLRDLDRFSDVRSARVGDLDNYVRNQGDAQFDALASDLDPAGAASIDAVAFRKLHATLSRFYRVLVIDTGNNMRASNWEAAVDTADQLVVVSTIREDTGYGAASLLDGLRRKGHANKVDQAVTILASPSKTVDQQLSARLHEHFGQLTRTVLDVPYDPSLVGGGPLNVDTLAPRTRAAWLQATAAIAEGL, from the coding sequence ATGACGCAAGACACGACCGACTTCCCGCGAATCAGCGCTCTGGTTCGAGCCGATGCTACCGGCCAGGTAATCATCGACGGCGTCAGCCAGATCGTGGTCGCCATTGACGACGCCGGTGTTCGCGAGGAGATCGTGGCCGTTGCCACCCGAGTAGCGCGCACCCTCGACTCTCCCGTGCGCCTCGAAGTGGAAGACGAGCAGGGCCTGTGGCCCCTCATCATTCACCCGACCGGGCGGGTCGAATCAACCGGTGATGTGATCGCCACAACGGGACCGCTCGGTACTCACACGGTGGCGCTCACCGGGCGCGGCCCCGCCGACACGGGCGAATCCAGCGAGACGGACGACGCTCTGCTCGCCGCTGACGGCAGCGCGCCGGACGCTCTATCGGACAGCGACCGCGTGCCGGATGCTCACGGCGACGGCACGGCCAACACCGACCGCGAGTTCGCGCTCGATGCCGACAGTACCGGTGCTGGCGTCAAGGACGCGAACAACGACCGCGCAACCCGGGCAGACAGCGGACGCGACGCGAACAGATCCGGCCTGATCGCCGCCGAGCTCGAACCGGTGACCAACCTCTCGTTCGCGGATTTGCTGCGGCCCACCGCGTTCACGCATCCGCTCACCACCACCAGCGCGCCCGCGGAACCCCGGTCGAGCAGCCGTTCCGCCGGCTTCAGCGCCGCCGATCTGGCCCCGTTCGAGCCGGAGTTTGTGCCGGCATCCGCTTCACGTGGGCTTGAACGAACCCCTGATGCCGACGAAGCCGATTCCGACATCTCCTTCATCACATCTCTCATGGCTGCCCCCGCACTGCCGGAGTCGGGCACCGAAGCATGGTCTGGGTCGCCCACCCGGAGTGCCCGCACCGATCATGCCGCTCGGGCCCGGCCGTCGGAACCGCACGATCCGCCGAACCTCGCTGATTTCATGAGCTCCCGCCCGCCGGCACCGGCCGGACCCGCGCGGCAGGGCTGGCAGGGCGCCATCCGCCGTCTCACCGGCGGCCTCATCTCTGTGAGCCCGGGCTCCGCCGAACTCGACCAGCGCAACGCCATCGCGGCCGTTCAGCGCAGCCTGAGCGGACCGCGCACGATTGTGGTGCTGAACCCCAAGGGCGGGGCGCACAAAACCACGGCCACACTGCTGATCGCGGCCACGTTTGGCATCTACCGGGGCGGTTACACGCTCGCGTGGGACAACAACGAAACGATGGGCACGCTGGGAGTGCGGGCGCAGTCGGCGCGGCACACCAACACGGCCGTCGACCTGCTGCGTGATCTGGACCGCTTCTCCGACGTGCGATCGGCGCGGGTGGGTGACCTCGACAATTACGTGCGCAATCAGGGTGACGCCCAGTTTGATGCTCTCGCCTCCGACCTCGACCCGGCCGGGGCCGCGAGCATCGACGCCGTGGCATTTCGTAAGCTGCACGCCACGCTCAGCCGGTTCTACCGGGTGCTCGTGATCGACACCGGCAACAACATGCGCGCCAGCAACTGGGAGGCTGCCGTCGACACGGCCGACCAGCTCGTGGTGGTCTCCACCATCCGAGAAGACACCGGCTATGGCGCCGCGTCGCTGCTCGATGGTTTGCGCCGCAAGGGACATGCCAACAAGGTGGACCAGGCCGTCACGATTTTGGCGTCTCCGTCGAAAACGGTGGACCAGCAGCTGTCCGCCCGTCTGCACGAACACTTCGGTCAGCTCACCCGCACCGTGCTCGACGTACCGTATGACCCGTCCCTGGTCGGTGGCGGGCCGCTCAACGTGGACACGCTCGCACCGCGCACCCGCGCGGCATGGCTTCAGGCCACCGCCGCTATCGCCGAGGGCCTCTAG